One Desulfallas thermosapovorans DSM 6562 DNA segment encodes these proteins:
- the pheT gene encoding phenylalanine--tRNA ligase subunit beta codes for MRVSFKWLQEYVDIDVAPEALAESLTLAGLAVEGMEEPGKGIEKVYTGKILKIDAHPNADKLVICQVEVGEGEQTQIVTGATNVREGQVVPVAVVGAKLAGGLTIKKAKLRGVESRGMLCSGDELGLDPDMLPDDQRHGIMILPAGTPVGVDVKPLIGLDDVIMELELTPNRGDCMSMLGVAREVAAILQKPLKLPSADFSTIPPGPEDRVQIDIDDPDLCRRYVARLLKNVKVGPSPVWMQQRLRAAGVRPISNVVDVTNYVMMETGQPMHAFDYHKLKDGHIIVRRAAKGETIISLDKAERKLTPDMLVITDPNGPVAVAGVMGGLDSEVTENTTAVLLESAYFKPVNVRRTSRDLGLRSESSSRFEKGIDITGCLRAADRAAALLAQMGAAEVVDLVVDNYPAPAVDKTVLLRPDRVNRILDTELATDEISTLLTRLQFKVREENDGLLVTVPGHRPDVGIEADLIEEVARLYGYNRVKNTLPTGVITQGGRKHDQRLAINVKNFLAQSGFYEVITYSFVNIRVFDRLGLPEDSHYRSVVSLQNPLSEEQAVMRALLFPGLLEVLQRNSNRRVKDGAVFELGRVFYPRPGETLPEEVPVLAAAVTGVTPGGWNARPVPMDFYYLKGVLEALLAHTGIKDVSFIPATGNNVFHPGRVASVLAGDVELGIIGELHPDVQENYDLDQRVTVMELDFNRLTRVSGAPKQYRPLPKFPGVDRDLAVVVRQDIPARQVIETISQAGGSILQDVRVFDIYRDEHFAPGEHSMAFALKFQAADRTLTDEEVAKKTEAIMQALQRDFGAVLRK; via the coding sequence TTGCGCGTTTCCTTTAAATGGCTGCAGGAGTATGTGGATATTGACGTTGCCCCTGAGGCGCTGGCCGAGTCCTTAACCCTGGCGGGCCTGGCGGTGGAAGGTATGGAAGAGCCCGGCAAGGGTATTGAAAAGGTTTACACAGGTAAAATACTTAAAATAGATGCTCACCCCAATGCGGACAAGCTGGTGATTTGCCAGGTGGAAGTGGGTGAAGGGGAACAGACCCAGATTGTCACCGGAGCCACCAATGTTCGGGAGGGCCAGGTAGTCCCCGTGGCTGTGGTGGGTGCCAAACTGGCCGGCGGTTTGACCATTAAAAAGGCCAAGCTGCGCGGTGTGGAATCACGGGGTATGCTATGTTCCGGAGATGAACTGGGCCTGGACCCGGATATGCTGCCTGATGACCAGCGGCACGGGATTATGATATTACCCGCCGGTACGCCGGTGGGTGTCGATGTGAAGCCGTTAATCGGCCTGGATGATGTAATAATGGAGCTGGAGCTTACCCCAAACCGGGGCGATTGCATGAGCATGCTTGGTGTGGCCCGGGAAGTGGCGGCCATTTTGCAAAAGCCTCTCAAGCTGCCCAGCGCTGACTTTTCCACCATTCCCCCCGGGCCGGAGGACAGGGTGCAGATTGATATAGATGATCCCGATCTATGCCGCCGTTATGTGGCCCGGCTGCTTAAAAACGTCAAAGTGGGGCCGTCACCTGTGTGGATGCAGCAGCGGCTGCGAGCAGCGGGTGTGCGCCCCATCAGTAATGTGGTGGACGTGACCAACTATGTAATGATGGAAACCGGCCAGCCCATGCACGCCTTTGATTATCACAAGCTTAAAGACGGCCATATTATTGTGCGCCGGGCGGCTAAGGGTGAGACCATTATCTCCCTGGACAAGGCGGAAAGAAAATTAACCCCCGATATGCTGGTCATCACCGATCCCAACGGGCCCGTGGCGGTGGCCGGGGTAATGGGCGGTCTTGATTCCGAGGTAACCGAAAATACCACAGCGGTGCTGCTGGAGTCAGCTTATTTTAAACCTGTGAATGTGCGCCGTACCTCTCGGGATTTGGGACTGCGCTCCGAATCTTCTTCCCGTTTTGAGAAGGGTATTGATATTACCGGTTGCCTGCGGGCTGCCGACCGTGCCGCCGCTTTGCTGGCCCAAATGGGGGCAGCTGAAGTGGTGGATCTGGTGGTGGATAACTACCCGGCCCCGGCGGTGGATAAAACCGTACTCCTCCGTCCCGACCGGGTCAACCGGATATTGGATACAGAGCTGGCTACGGATGAAATCAGTACGTTGCTGACCCGCCTGCAGTTCAAAGTGCGGGAGGAAAATGACGGTCTGCTGGTCACCGTGCCCGGTCACCGGCCCGATGTCGGTATTGAAGCTGATTTAATAGAGGAGGTGGCCCGGCTCTATGGGTATAACCGGGTTAAAAACACCTTACCTACCGGTGTCATTACCCAGGGGGGCAGAAAGCACGACCAGCGCCTGGCTATAAATGTGAAAAATTTTCTGGCTCAAAGCGGGTTTTACGAGGTAATCACTTATAGTTTCGTTAATATACGGGTGTTCGACCGGCTGGGGTTGCCCGAAGACAGCCACTACCGGAGCGTAGTATCGCTGCAAAATCCTCTAAGCGAGGAGCAAGCCGTGATGCGCGCGTTGCTTTTTCCCGGCTTGCTGGAGGTGCTGCAGCGGAACAGCAACCGCCGGGTTAAGGATGGTGCTGTTTTTGAGCTGGGGCGGGTGTTTTATCCCCGACCGGGGGAAACCTTGCCCGAAGAGGTGCCGGTACTGGCGGCGGCGGTTACCGGGGTTACCCCGGGTGGTTGGAATGCCCGGCCGGTGCCGATGGACTTCTACTACCTCAAGGGTGTATTGGAAGCTTTGCTGGCCCATACGGGGATCAAAGATGTTTCATTCATTCCCGCCACCGGTAATAATGTATTTCACCCCGGGCGTGTGGCCAGTGTGCTGGCCGGTGATGTAGAGCTGGGTATTATCGGGGAACTGCATCCCGATGTACAGGAAAACTATGACCTGGACCAGAGGGTAACGGTGATGGAACTTGATTTCAACCGGCTAACCAGGGTTTCCGGTGCGCCCAAACAATACCGGCCGCTTCCCAAATTTCCCGGCGTGGACCGGGACCTGGCTGTGGTGGTGCGACAGGATATACCTGCCCGGCAGGTTATCGAAACAATCAGCCAGGCCGGGGGCAGTATTTTGCAGGATGTACGAGTGTTTGATATTTATCGCGATGAGCATTTTGCGCCGGGTGAGCATAGCATGGCCTTTGCCCTGAAATTCCAGGCGGCGGATCGCACCCTTACCGATGAGGAAGTGGCCAAGAAAACTGAGGCCATAATGCAGGCCCTGCAGAGAGACTTCGGGGCTGTTTTAAGGAAATAA
- a CDS encoding cell division protein ZapA: protein MSDEHNRIDVEINGVRYTLKGDNTPENMFKMSRYVDEQLKQVMRRNPRLSLYKAAVLVALNITEELFNLREEYENLVHILEPESKQKK from the coding sequence ATGTCAGATGAGCATAACCGGATCGATGTGGAGATAAACGGAGTACGTTATACTTTAAAGGGTGATAATACACCGGAAAACATGTTTAAAATGTCCCGGTATGTGGATGAGCAACTTAAGCAGGTTATGCGCCGTAATCCCAGACTGTCATTGTACAAGGCCGCAGTGCTGGTGGCACTTAATATTACCGAGGAGTTATTTAACTTAAGGGAAGAATATGAAAACCTGGTGCACATTTTGGAACCTGAAAGCAAACAGAAAAAATAG